From one Triticum urartu cultivar G1812 chromosome 3, Tu2.1, whole genome shotgun sequence genomic stretch:
- the LOC125547749 gene encoding uncharacterized protein LOC125547749, which translates to MCFEFSSCFGGGIKDDYGGERSNHAGCGGRRRGRGRRGDRGNDASYYGEADRKLAPAKDHQPAIDEAGRKAHHDGGRKADHVVAGAGGHGYYAAYARDKAHETPKLPAWHNKLGDDAGYAYNTARLRHQAAPDHREHAAMDYHHYPSTATNLVRIS; encoded by the coding sequence ATGTGCTTCGAGTTCAGCTCCTGTTTCGGCGGCGGCATAAAGGACGACTACGGCGGCGAGCGGTCCAACCATGCCGGCTGCGGCGGCCGTCGCCGTGGCCGCGGCCGCAGGGGGGACCGTGGGAACGATGCCTCCTACTACGGCGAAGCCGACCGCAAGCTGGCGCCGGCCAAAGACCACCAGCCGGCCATCGACGAGGCGGGTCGCAAGGCCCACCATGATGGCGGGCGGAAAGCTGACCACGTGGTCGCCGGCGCCGGTGGCCACGGCTATTATGCTGCCTACGCGCGAGACAAGGCCCACGAGACGCCCAAGCTTCCTGCATGGCACAACAAGCTCGGGGACGACGCCGGCTACGCCTACAACACGGCGCGCCTCCGCCACCAGGCTGCTCCTGATCATAGGGAGCACGCCGCCATGGATTACCACCACTACCCAAGCACTGCTACCAATCTCGTAAGGATTAGCTAG